gtgacgtgggtgccgatacgcgagtgcgccgactgtttgtttgaagacaggaggtacttcgttttgtcctcgttcaccaccagacccattcgctttgcctctttatccagtttggagaaggcagaactaacagcgcggttgttaaggccgatgatatcgatatcatcggcatacgccaacaattgtacgctcttataaaatattgtgcctgagcgattaagttctgcggctcgtacgatgctctccaacatcaggttaaagaagtcacacgacagtgagtcaccctgtctgaaacctcgtttggtatcaaacggctcggagaggtccttcccaattctaacggcgctgctggtgttgagcaacgtcatcttacatagccgtattagttttgcggggataccaaattcagacatagcggcatacaggtaactcctttctgtactgtcgaatgcagctttgaagtcgacgaaaagatggtgtgtgtcgattctcctttcgtgggtcttttccaagatttggcgtattgtgaatatttggtcgatggtagactttccaggtctgaagccacactgataaggtccaatcagttggttgacggtgggcttcagcctttcacacaatacgctcgctagaaccttataggcgatatttagaagactaatcccgcggtaattggcacaaattgcaggatcgcccttcttatggattgggcagagcacacttaaattccaatcggcaggcatgctttcatccgaccatattttgcataggagctgatgcatgcaccttaccagctcctcgccgccatgtttgaacagctcagccgggagtccgtcggcgcccgcggctttgttgttctttaggcgcgttatcgctattctcacctcgtcatgatcgggtaacggaaccacaattccgtcgtcatcgattggggtatcgggatcttcacattctctatgacatgcgcagctgtcaccgtttaacaggttcgagaagtgttccctccataatttaagattgctctgtacgtcagtcaccagatcgccgtctttgttcttacaggaaaacgccccggtcttaaaaccttctgtaagccgccgaactttctggtagaattttcgggcgttgttcctattggccagcatctcaagctcctcgcactcacctatttcggcctctcgtttcttctgtcggataatacgtctctcttcctttttcagctctctgtagcgatcccacatggctcgcgttgcgcccgatcgcagcgtggctctataggcggcatcttttctttctgcggcagcatgacgctcctcgtcgtaccaattgttttttcgggctcgccggaatccgatttcttcttcggcggcggtacgtagggaacgagaaatgttgctccattgctcgcgtatgccgatttgttgggcagtgctttcggagagcaggagtgagagtcgagtggcgaatcttctggctgtctgttgtgattgcagcttttcgatgtcgaacattctttgcgtaggtagatgtacgttttttgctgcacagaggcgggtgcgcagtttggctgcaacaaggtaatgatccgagtcgatgttgggtcctcggatcgtacgtacatctaatacactagaagcgtgtcttccatctatcacaacatgatcgatctggtttcgcgtttttcgatcaggagacagccaggtagcttggtgtattttcttatgctggaatctggtgctgcagactaccatgtttcgggccccggcgaagccatcagcctctgtccgttaccggatgtttcgttgtgcaggctgaattttccgactgtgggaccaaaaattccctccttgcccaccctggcgttgaagtcgccaagcacgatttttatgtcgtggcgggggcagcgctcataggaacgttccaggcgctcatagaaggaatctttggtcgcatcgtccttctcttccgtcggggcgtgggcgcaaattagcgatatgttgaaaaaacgggctttgatgcggattgttgcgagacgctcgtccaccggagtgaacgacagtacttggcgacgaagtctctctcccacaacaaatccgacaccgaatttgcgctcctttacatggcagctgtagtagacgtcgcaaggtcctatggttttctttccttgccccatccatcgcatctcttggatggcagtggtgtcagcctttgctctcacgaggacatcaaccagccgggcagaggcaccttccccattaagggaccggacattccaggtgcatgccctcaaatcataatccttatttcgtttgcaggggtcgtcatcagtaaaggcagttctcatccgaggcttttttaatcttttcattgggggggattatttttattaatttttttctattttgtatttaatttctgcttttatttttttattttaatttatctattttgtattttcaattttctagttaataaactttttaatacctattttttatttaatttttatgcttttattttgCTTCTATTTTCCATTAAATTTCGTTTCTATATTAATTCTAGTTttcatttatagtttttattttttatttctcttataatttattattgattttaaatttatctacattctaatttttttttttaattttttccattatttatatttatttgctgaTTTCTATTGGatttcttattttacttttattttctatttcctcTTTAATTTCTTTCCAAGTGTTTTAgtttctattttgaatttaaatattattttttaatttcatgttttctATTTAACTTTtcacattaattttaatttattttaattttatatttttttaagttattttttattatttgttttaaatttgcatctaccatttctagaaaaaattgattttctatttaacttattctattattttttatttaattaattttttatttcctatttccttttttctatttttttctaatttaatttatttttatttctattttttgctttttttgttattttcctttttacttttattggtTGCTCTTTCTCATTTTCTATGGTGTATTTTTTCGACTTAcgattcaaattcaaatttttaaaccgGCGCGTAGTAAGTTCGGCCTTAATTCACAAAATTCGTTACATGCGAAATTCCAATCGACCTCTCTTTTCCCAATCATTCCTGCTTTTCAATATTCTTATCACTTAAACATTGTTTCGCGTAAGTCAACAACCGCAAAAAGATTACAATCTTCTGCTCCCTCTAGCCATTTGGTGCTGGGCTATTCAGTTCACTTAGTTCCCAGTGCTTACAGATCTGAATCCAATAACCTCATTAATTGCCTGAATTGGGCTCTGAAATCAAATATAATTAGACAACCGCGACAGTTCATAATCAGAGAAGGCATTAAATTAGTCATTTTAATTTCTGTGAACTTTTGACTAAACAACAATGTCAACTCAGCACTTTCTAGCGCTTCTATTCGTACGTCGGTTCAGAACTTTGTAGCACAAAGTTTCTAataaagtttgattgaaaatgtgaaatttttttttattttttacattttatttcgaAACATGTTGGTATTCGATAAGCATTTCCTTCATTCAaggaaattcaattcaatggtGGTCTTTTCATCATCATGAAACTAGTTCTGCTTTGAAATGGTCCGATAAGGTTTTAGTGTTCACTTGTTTCTAAGATGCACTCGTAAAGTGCTAATTTGCACCATATCCAACTAAGCTTTGGATGTCCTTTCACCTAATATAACAAGTAGCGCGCGtgatattgctgttgtagcagttcatcaAGCCCTGCCAGTGCGGTGTAGTTACCGCTCGTCTTCGTCTATCTCATCGAACTGTAGATCCAGGAAACATGTTGGATTCAAAAAGGGGAGGGGTGTTAGGTATGGCGGTTTAAGAGGGTATGCGAATAGGTAGTTAGTATCGTGCGATTAACCTTCCTATGACGGACATTTATATAATATGCAGGTGTAGATTCTGGATAGGTATAAGTTTAACATCTAGAACATCATTGTACCAAAGTAATGCGGgtctcacgaggcagctgaaTATCTTAGTCTATGATAGGTGgtagttggactccgataaaTATGTTCGGGGGTCGGGAATTGAGGGGGGGTGATAATCGCTGTTCGGTCAAGGCTTGCTAAGCGTCTTCCTTTGCTCCTTAATCAGCATAGTAGCATCGTTGTGGAGATACGCAGGGGAGACATCAGGACACATCCTGTGGCTGTCCTggtggcagtattttggcaggttTGAAGTTAGTCCATTGCGAATCACTAGTACCAGCCGACCTGACGGGCGCAGCATAATTCAACGAATGATCGGCCGATTGCTTTAAATGTTGCCAGCCACATTTTTTTGTACTTGCCCCGAGTGCTAGCGTCTATTGAGGTGAGcagcttgttgttgtttcagtCTTTAGTGGTAGTTTGACCTTCTTCGTCCAGGTCGTAAATAGCGCGCATATTTTTGTTGTGGGTGAAACTCTTAATTTTCTCGTATTTCATTGTAAATCCAACAAAACATTCATGCGCGAAGGATTTGAATCCATAGCACATAATTCATTTATCTTTAAACTGTTACACATTTGATACAATCAGTCATTTCTCTGCCAACCTTCGGAAGATCTTCAAATATTTCCGTTGCTTTCAATGTTTGTTTAGGGGCTTTATTATATCTTTTCGGCAGTTCGTTCCTCCTGCTTCTTCAATTATTCATTTCTTCAATTGGGAAATGGCACAAAAAGTTTTGCAGacctcaaaaaaattcgaccacttgtataacttaaaaaacaaacaattcaaAGCGATTTCCAGGTTTAGTTATGTAACTACTTTCTTTCCGTGCCATTTTGTCTCCTAATAAATCGCGTTCGCAACAACCAAATGcacttgattttaaattttgtactgttttctcatttttctATATTGACTACATTCAACGCCAACAGATGATTGCTGACAGATGGGGGAAATGGGTAATTTGATATGGAAGTGacagaaaatatggaaaaactggggatgcaaaaaaatgcaaagcaaGAAAAAACTAGTGAGGCGTAGCGATAAAAAACGTGTAAATTCAATATCTAAAGATATAGTAAaactgatatacatacatactcgcatGTACATTCATAAGTCAATGCTTTACAAACACGCAATTGTGTCTACATACAATGAGCTTGGACGCTTACATATCGCTCAACTGCACCAGaataaattaagaaatcaaatttaattaagtaTGAAAAATGAGCGAAATGCTATGTGAAGAATCAACAATCAAGCTATTTATTGCTTATCGTTCGTGCCCTCCAAAAGACCTCTCCTAGAGTGGAAtcgattgaagaaaaaaatagttacatACTTTTACTTTTCTATGCGAGCAATGGGTGAATTTCACACGCCGATACCCGGGTGCAGGTAGTAATCGGTCGCATTGAATATCTTTTCCCCCTTTCGATAAATATTTACCTATTTTACAAGTACATAATTATTATTTGGAAGGAAAATTATCCAAAGGGCTCCATGTCCTAGCTGAAGTAGGTCAAGTTGACTCAAGCGCAAATGAGAGTAGATTAATAAGTCACTGCAAATTAGAATAGATGGCATTGCCAcatcaaattcaatattttgcttgtcaaaaagcatattttaaaacaatccaCCCTAATTTCCTAACTGATACGtcaaagctggccaaaagtcgaaaaaaaagtttctagatagagtttttttgtctttgggttggctacagtaatgccttgagtagtgaaaaccgttcatagcaacgtcctgtaccctaagtatcctctgtattttcagtcgcaacgtggccttcgtttgagcatcgtattactgtcgatgaatagtgaaagttgtacacatttgaaagattttgtaatggagtaaattgaacaaaaccaaatggaatcatcttcggaaggttagtaaaatacgagaaatctttagtacatatcaatacctcgacacaaaatttttagctgcagcaatacgcaattttttttataaaatttgagttttcaaactgtatagtaatacaacgccgtcataagctgctttgaaacctattaaaggttactcaaaaaagtaatggttactgaataaaacaagattcagctgctaccacttgctaccttgcgaccccgaaaacatataaatttacatgcatcttgattatgttcttgaatatatgctatttcacgtgagggggtggccaataggggtggaaggggatggattttcaaaattttaagatcaaattcgtaatcagcgaccccgacaacccccgagtaagaaattttgaatcaattacttaattttttgagttttggccagcttttcgggaatcggccgcactgtgagcCAGTCAGTCAGCCTGTTGCCTTCGAGTATTTTCGTGAAAAATGGACGAAAATGAATTTGGGATTTCATGTGCTTTTTAAACTCGATTTTCTGCACGATAAAAACTATCGACCGAATTAaatatccaattttgtttttgaataacttttatacTACAACACTCGCCGtcgtcaacgtgcaaaggtccagaaatcttccgcagaatctttctctcaaacacctcAAGCGACGCcttatcggatattgtcattcAAATGTGAAATGGAATCCGAAAGATGGTTGCGTATCTTCAACGAGTTTTTACGCCATTTCCTAAAGGTAAACGAAATATGGATTGCATTACAAGACTCTACATATCAAGAAACAGTCGAGTAGGATAAACTTGTCATTCACACCAGAGTCAGTTCTGCGTTAGAAACTGGAACGACTGGGACTTACATCGCGTCCAAAACTCTCACATCAGTTGCATTTCCTAAACAattatggggaatatttatgctgtaacaacagcaacagcaagggGACCAAAAATTCATGGCGATAGTTTTATTGAGTCCACAGAGCTGTAGGAAAGGTTTGAAGCTAAAGCAAAGGCCTTGGCAAAGCACAAATTCCATTCACCAATACAACAACCTACCGGTGCATAAGACCGCAGTCGACACGAGGAGTAAGAGCTAGTTTTCCCTCAGTCGAAAAAAACACGAGTCGTTCCGGTACTTATAACCGGCTGCCATTTATGGTCGGGATATTGCGGAAGAATCGACCACGAAATACAGAATATATGTCCGGCGGAGGTATACCgtacgatactaaccacctattcataTGCCCTCTTAAACTCACTCACCTAACACTACTCTTCCTCTGGAGCTCGACCGGTTAGCACTTTTTCTGGACCTACCATTAaatgagttagacgatgacgaGCGGTAACTACACTGCACTGGTAGgacctacaacaacaacaacagtcgcAATGGCAATgccaaaaatgcattaaatagGTTATAAATTGCTACCTCATCCAACATATTCTCCAGATTTAGCGGCATGTGACTCTTTTCTGtttccaaaaatgaagaaatggctcggtGGTAAACAATTTTGTTAGAATGAACAGGTGATGATAAAATAAATGCCCGCATTGAGGGCCGAGTAATGCGttctgcaaaaaatgtatcaaaatatttgcaaaccTCCCAGTAGTGTCTACAGCTAAAAGTAGGCTATgttaaaaacatacatatttttcgccgactaatgttttttatttccagGGCTTATTGTTCCATCTTATAGAGAGGTAAAAGaaagctaaagaaaaaaaactttatttaaggggttagatcACCGTAGAAGCAAAAAAcctattttgagaatttttttcagtttgatctttttttcagttaaatataaattttgcataAGAACCCACAAAtagtataaattatattaatatatatgtatgtatgtatgtatgtatgtattaggttggggaataagtaggtagcgtttttaccgaagacttttatttaaacaaaaaaaaataattatatacattagtttatcaattatatattcgtcgttgctgtttacaacttcTTTCCACTTCTCAACCAATtttttgatgccgttccgccaaaaatcaccTGATCTAGTGTGAAAGAAGTTTTTgcgccagtttttaaggacttctttgttatcgaaggtaatgcCCTTCATATtctttgacagggagcggaaaatactgtaatcggtcggtgcaaggtccggagaatacggcggatgctgaagggcCCCCCATTAGAGCTCTTGAAGACGGGCGCcctccaatcattttcatcgaccctagcgtcaaggtaaatgtgaaatattatcgggaaagtattctggaggttgttttgaagccgtgggcagacaaaaattttggtggcagatcatggacgtttcaaccgtctcacaaagctcgagtgaaccaagaatggctaaaaaacaacgctccggacttcataacgtccacacaatggctctcaaattcaccaaacgccaatccgatggattattcaatctttgggccattttggagagcaaggtccgaactaaaagattcaccagtctcgaggcgctgaaaaaaaccaatgtccacgagtgggccaaaatacctgcaagtcatattcgggcagcttgcgattcgtttctggaccgtctcaagccATAGTCAAGACAAAGGCAAGGCGAAGTGATCATATCGAGcagtaaaagtaaattgattcttaaaattgtattattttcacacattttttactttgaattgaataaaagtaattttccaaactatatttatagcctttttaattggttacactttgagtgccggaccctgtattaacCAGTATGACAATTTCAGCTTTGTGTTAATTCTTTTGACTGTGGGTGTActcgtatattatttttattattatttatatttttaacattttccccACCTTATTTATTTCCCgcatattttaaacaaaagcaaaaagtcgtttttgtttatttaatttctacAGTAACCTCTTCAACTGCAAAAATTGTACTGCTGTCGTTTTCAGATGCGCCTGTTTTGAATGATGTGTGCGACAACGACCGCGCCGGACTACAGTCCACACCAAACATTGACTTATTCGGAAGGCAtttgcaaatgttttttatgcatCGTTAAAGTCTCGTGGCACAATCATTTCTGATAGTAAAGTCTGCATTGTTATATTATTTGGAGGCATTAACATTATAAATCATAATTGTACACCCGTAATGCACTCATAacaattatcaaaaaacaataaatcatATGCGCCAAAGCTGTGATAAGCGTCCAAAAAGgacatatatatatgcgcatatatatttcttttcaataaaaCGTATACAGTCATGGCAGCGAAGGGCAAATATAAATGCAGTTTTCCAAAAATCGCAAGCATACAAATAGCAAATGCAAACATTTTCTATTTATAATCTTTTGAAACAAAGTCTACCTCTCTTTTATCTAACTCACCAACACATTCGATTGTGGTGTGTATAGATAACGTAATTTTGGGTCAATTCGCATAATCAAACACAGTACAAAGTGTAGATTCGTTTCGACGAGTTTTACCAACAACGAGCAAAACAGCTCTGTGCTGCACACAAACCACTCATCATCGCATTAATCTAGCCGTAATCTACTAATAAATACCTTAAACAAAATCTACTTTTAGGCAGTCTGCTTCAACATTTCCAATAACACACGCACACCCCGTACCGTCTACGGTATAATGAATCCGTTAAGCGACAACATACCACCCGTCATACGTCCACTCTCACCTGCTTTACAGAAAATCGCCGGCGAGGAACTGAACGAAGTGCCAAGTCGGGTAGCCGACGATGTGCTCGCTCTACGCCAATGGATACACAAACAACCGCATTTGTGTGCGCGCACTAACGATCAATTTCTTGTTGGCTTTCTGCGCGGCTCTAAGCATAGTTTGGAGAAGGCGAAACAGAAAATCGATCGTTATTACACGCTGAAGGCAGCCTTGCCGGAGATATTCAACGAGCGGCGCCAAGTAGATGATCCGTTGGTGTTGGAAATTGTGCGTTTGGGGTAAGAATTTAGTGCTTATAAGATCGATTGCAGTGCTAGAGCAAAGTTATAACGAATTGCTTTACAGTGTTATACTACAGATATCGCTGCCCGAGGACTACCCTGGACCCTGCATCACAATTATACGCGCCTGCTCATATGACACTACCAAATATAAATTTGCTGATATTATACGCGTCGGCTCGATGTTTGGCGAAATTATGACTATCGAGGATGACAACTCCACAGTTAGTGGATATATAGAGGTTATGGATATGAACAATGTGAGCGGTCAGCATTTCTTGCAACTAAAACCGGATCTACTACGTAAATTCTCGACTTTCGCTGAGGAAGCGATGCCGTTGCGTCAGCGTGGTACACATTTTATTAATGTGCCAACGCCTTTCGAGAAGGGTTTCAAGACGCTGAGCACATTCTTTTCAGAGAAAATGCTGAGCAGGGTTGGTGTGggagctttattttttattttattctttattttttgtaatatttttttgtttttatacttttGATGAGCAAACTTTTAATAGTTAAATTCTTTTATGTACGCAGATTTCCGTCAACTCCAGTCCGGAGGCGTTGTTCGATTTTGTGCCGCGCGAATACTTGCCACAGGAATATGGCGGCGAAAATGGTACTATAGAGGATATTATTGAGCGCATGGAGGCGAAATTGCTGCGTTATCGTGACcactttttgcttgagccgcAATTCGGCACAAACGAGAAGCTGCGCGAGGGTGCACCCTTCAGTTATGAGAACTGTTTTGGTCTGGAAGGTTCATTCCGTAAATTGGAAGTTGATTAGTCAAAGCtgctttaatttataattacatagtaatttttcaaatgtaTAGACTCATATTTGTTTTAAGAATATACGTAAATATGCATACCGTTTCGTTCTGATGCTGCGTTTtattcgaagtaatttttttttatttttttaataattttttatttatttttttgtaaaaatgattGAGCATCTGAATTTGCAATcaccaattgttgttgttgttgttgttgtagcagcacacACATTTGCCATTCACGTACAGAAATGCTGTTGGACTGGCGGTCCTTGACCTGAAATAAATCTGGGTCATTCCGGACTGCCGTGGGAACGAatgctcaacatttttttatactcgtATAGAGGAAAACAAACAACAGAGTCagtaaaataaattgtcaaaaatctacGCAATTTTTTACTCAGTtcaaacttgtactttattcaacatcaaaatttaatgagcttcaaaactgcatactcgaaagtTTGCTActaattctgataaaaaagtttgaaattttgaacaaaaattgttgattttttgctttaatttgcacaaagtttgaagctagacgaaataagtacattttaatagcagaaattttaaaactaattaagaaacaaatataGTTTTCCTATGACTTTCTTCaagacataaaataatttttaagccaAAGCCTTAACTATAACTgtgagtaccccaggtacactacaagtagcacttacgtgccgttttgataccacatTGTGAAAGGACTTAGGGAggagagaaaaccgtctacagccattcagtgctgttgatgtagcggaggagagaaaagagatctaggctggagaacttcttcaagtcatccccaaagggcacgctaaggaatctctagcgcctagccgccagagccggacatttgcagagaaagtgttccacagtctctttctctgcatgatccccacagcttctgcaataggggttgtacggaattacaagcttctccgcatgagtaccgatcacccagtgaccagtgaacaccgcaatgagtttggaaattgaatggcaggggattcccatcaccttaagcgtatAACTGTtacaatttgttagtttttttttttttttttttttgttgtatctaAATGTAAATTATACAATTCTAAATGGATTTGTGCcgtaaaaatttagttcatggatcttaaaaatatattattattattttattattaaatataattaaaatttcaacattaATATATACGCACTGGCTATCAGGGCTATTAGCTTAGTCATGCaataaggggttatacgcagttatgaagcaaataaaagacgagttgtcaaggatttatcctgaagaaacttcagaatattttaatttgaaaatttttggcggttatagaagcatccttcaagaacgtaacaaatttttttatttatgaaaatgttgattatagagcgcgctgcaggcgatttctggaacctcctttaaaaaaagacgatttacggtgtacatcgtaactcaggattggattatctgaaatcaaaaaaccaaacaaattttgttaatatattagattatctagtaattaatcgttcggctaatcaaaatagttaattttcacaaaatggcagcttttaaaagaaatgatttcgattgttacgttaaaatttggccctaaattgattataaaatggaaaataagtatcagatttacaaaaggaacgattaattactagaaaatgtatctttaaagattgagttaaaacggttgaccgatcaaacaagccgttttcgagatatcgtgtacaccgacttgaaaaatgccgttttgaaaaaaacacgtttaaagtttcaatacctaccttaaaacgtgccgaggcatctctacatatttaggtataactccgaaagtattgcttagatctacttcttgagtagttttaaaaaattagccgccatgttgtggccaccatcttggattttaaaatttttcattttgtattttaaagtaaactttattagctaaattttgagacctcatacaactctttccgttgaaatgaatttttttggtataggttattagaatgaatttaatgaatttcgattacatttttagccatattaaatgagccatcttgaatttcgtttttggccac
The sequence above is drawn from the Anastrepha obliqua isolate idAnaObli1 chromosome 4, idAnaObli1_1.0, whole genome shotgun sequence genome and encodes:
- the LOC129244589 gene encoding alpha-tocopherol transfer protein-like is translated as MNPLSDNIPPVIRPLSPALQKIAGEELNEVPSRVADDVLALRQWIHKQPHLCARTNDQFLVGFLRGSKHSLEKAKQKIDRYYTLKAALPEIFNERRQVDDPLVLEIVRLGVILQISLPEDYPGPCITIIRACSYDTTKYKFADIIRVGSMFGEIMTIEDDNSTVSGYIEVMDMNNVSGQHFLQLKPDLLRKFSTFAEEAMPLRQRGTHFINVPTPFEKGFKTLSTFFSEKMLSRISVNSSPEALFDFVPREYLPQEYGGENGTIEDIIERMEAKLLRYRDHFLLEPQFGTNEKLREGAPFSYENCFGLEGSFRKLEVD